TGACTCACGGCTTCTTGTTGTTGTTCATTGTTATAGGGAGTCCGATGCAACCATCAGGATCATATCGGCCAGAAAGGCCACCAAAAAGGAGGTTAAATTCTATGAAGAAGGAATATAACTTTTCAAAAATGAAAGAACTGAAAAACCCTTACGTAAATAAGAAAAAAGCAGTGGGAATCAACTTAAGTCCCGAGGTCATTGATTACTTCAAAAAAATTGCAGAAAAGACTCGGATTCCTTACCAAAAATTAATTGACCTCTATCTCTTAGACTGC
The genomic region above belongs to Deltaproteobacteria bacterium GWA2_45_12 and contains:
- a CDS encoding antitoxin, with the protein product MKKEYNFSKMKELKNPYVNKKKAVGINLSPEVIDYFKKIAEKTRIPYQKLIDLYLLDCVKHRKKISLNWAA